A window of Phycobacter azelaicus contains these coding sequences:
- a CDS encoding universal stress protein: MSKSVLCALELGDPALDRKVLTEAARLAELDDAQLDVVNVLPDFGESWVSGFFEEHHHEKAVKDTAAHLSEMCEEVLGADRNVKVRHLVATGTAYQEILKVAAKAGTDLIVIGAHKPDLKDYLLGPNAARVIRHSDCSVYVVR, encoded by the coding sequence ATGAGCAAATCTGTTCTCTGCGCGCTTGAACTGGGGGATCCTGCATTGGATCGCAAGGTTCTGACCGAAGCCGCTCGCCTGGCTGAGCTGGACGATGCCCAGCTGGATGTCGTGAACGTGTTGCCCGATTTCGGCGAAAGCTGGGTGTCGGGCTTTTTCGAAGAGCATCACCACGAAAAGGCGGTCAAGGATACGGCGGCCCACCTAAGCGAGATGTGTGAAGAAGTCCTTGGCGCGGATCGAAACGTCAAGGTCCGCCACCTTGTGGCCACTGGCACCGCTTATCAGGAGATCCTCAAGGTGGCGGCTAAGGCGGGCACCGATCTGATCGTGATTGGGGCTCACAAGCCTGATCTGAAAGACTACTTGCTGGGTCCGAATGCCGCGCGGGTGATCCGCCACTCAGACTGTTCGGTCTATGTGGTCCGTTAA
- a CDS encoding lipocalin-like domain-containing protein, translated as MNDRGSFIRILLCCLAVLAPAASTSAQGFAGLGTEAVGFAIPEKGAELSFPRDHGPHPAYRIEWWYLTANLKGEDGRDYGVQWTLFRSALAPEEQSGWGSPQIWMGHAGLTTENAHYFAERLARGGIGQAGVIATPFAAWIDDWEMTGAGSGIDALTLTASAPEFSYALDLEAQGPLVLHGDKGYSVKSQSGQASYYYSQPRYGVSGTLTLPSGPVAVTGQAWLDREWSSQPLDEDQSGWDWFSLSFDSGEKLMGFVLRGADRDFTSGTWIATDGTATALEPGQFAATPLENSIVEGRSVPTRWHVNLPERDLSVTVDAVYPHAWMGTSFPYWEGPVRINGSHSGMGYLEMTGYEPD; from the coding sequence ATGAACGATAGGGGATCTTTCATACGCATCTTGCTTTGCTGTCTTGCCGTGCTTGCGCCTGCGGCCAGCACATCAGCACAGGGGTTTGCAGGCCTTGGGACCGAGGCCGTCGGCTTTGCCATTCCCGAAAAGGGCGCAGAACTGAGCTTTCCGCGCGATCATGGACCGCACCCTGCCTATCGCATTGAATGGTGGTATCTGACCGCGAACCTGAAAGGCGAAGACGGGCGCGACTACGGCGTTCAGTGGACGCTGTTCCGCTCGGCCCTCGCGCCTGAAGAACAATCCGGCTGGGGCAGCCCCCAGATCTGGATGGGACATGCGGGCCTGACCACTGAAAATGCGCACTATTTCGCAGAGCGGCTCGCCCGTGGCGGGATCGGGCAGGCAGGCGTCATTGCGACACCCTTTGCGGCCTGGATCGACGACTGGGAGATGACAGGCGCGGGTTCGGGGATCGATGCGTTGACCCTGACCGCCAGCGCGCCCGAATTTTCCTATGCGCTGGATCTTGAGGCACAAGGGCCGCTGGTTTTGCACGGCGACAAGGGCTACTCTGTAAAATCCCAAAGCGGTCAGGCAAGTTACTACTACTCACAGCCACGCTATGGGGTCAGCGGCACGCTGACACTGCCCTCTGGTCCGGTTGCTGTTACCGGGCAGGCTTGGCTTGACCGGGAATGGTCCAGCCAGCCGCTCGATGAAGACCAGAGCGGCTGGGACTGGTTTTCGCTCTCCTTTGACAGCGGTGAAAAGCTGATGGGCTTCGTGCTGCGCGGCGCCGACCGGGATTTCACATCAGGCACCTGGATCGCAACAGATGGTACAGCGACGGCGCTGGAACCCGGTCAGTTTGCCGCCACGCCTTTGGAAAACAGTATCGTCGAGGGGCGTTCTGTGCCGACCCGATGGCATGTCAACCTGCCCGAGCGCGATCTTTCAGTTACCGTAGATGCAGTCTATCCACACGCTTGGATGGGAACCTCTTTCCCTTATTGGGAAGGCCCGGTGCGCATCAATGGCAGCCACAGCGGCATGGGATATCTGGAAATGACCGGCTACGAGCCGGACTAG
- a CDS encoding ABC transporter permease: MIRAAFLTLLSHWRRHPLQLVAILVGLALSTGLWSAVQAINAEARASYARAAAQLGQTQADHLMPRAGRQITVSDYIALRRAGWLVAPVLEGRVRFGSQGYDLMGIDLLNPPPLALMEATPVTTDESGDADVSVTLLPPGQIFLHSDTAATIDPESDVPPIVTSPDIPRGTVIADIALASRLLETPDRLTRLVILPDQPVKRGPLADVAPHLVRIAADEAGTATERLTDSFHLNLTAFGLLSFAVGLFIVQGSVALGMEQRRGLFRTLRSLGVPMPTLMALLAAELVLMAFVAGTLGLILGYGIAAALLPDVSATLTGLYGASVDGSLTLRPAWILSGLAMALGGAALAAARAFYALWSMPILTAPAAGGRIMRAERSFAFLAMVGAAMILGAVLIVWQFDGLLAGFLFLGGFMLGAALLLPLSLALLLRLGARTAKGPVAEWLWADTRAQLPGLSLALMALMLALAANVGVGTMVSSFRLTFVGWLDQRLAAEIYVTVDTDEQGAALTEWIAQRDGARALPIRWHDIIHQEAPLRIYGILDDRTYRDNWPILSSIDGVWDSLAEGRSILINEQLARKHGYVPGDTLQLSNNWQMTIAGIYSDYGNPNGQAILSLPLLLQRADNVPNRQFGLRLPQDEVAALIQEIRTRYDLPPERVADQSTIKAQSLSIFDRTFVITDALNVLTLGVAAFAMLTSLLTLWGQRLPQLAPVWAMGITRRQLARLDMLRSLLLAALTACLALPLGLALAWTLLAVINVEAFGWRLPMYLFPTDWARLFVFALLAAALAALLPARRLARLSPSELLKVFANER; this comes from the coding sequence ATGATCAGGGCTGCCTTCCTGACGCTGCTGTCTCATTGGCGGCGTCATCCCTTGCAACTGGTGGCCATTCTTGTGGGACTGGCGCTGTCTACCGGGCTTTGGTCGGCGGTTCAGGCCATCAACGCCGAGGCGCGTGCTTCCTACGCCCGGGCGGCCGCGCAATTGGGCCAGACCCAGGCAGACCATCTGATGCCCCGCGCAGGCCGCCAGATCACTGTAAGCGACTACATCGCCTTGCGGCGAGCCGGCTGGCTAGTGGCCCCGGTGCTGGAAGGGCGTGTTCGGTTTGGCTCGCAAGGCTACGATCTGATGGGGATCGACCTCCTCAACCCGCCTCCCCTGGCCCTGATGGAGGCAACGCCCGTGACAACAGATGAGAGCGGCGACGCGGATGTCTCCGTCACGCTTCTGCCGCCCGGCCAAATCTTTCTCCATTCCGACACGGCAGCCACCATCGATCCCGAGTCAGATGTTCCCCCTATCGTCACCTCGCCGGATATTCCGCGCGGCACGGTGATCGCCGACATAGCCTTGGCCAGCCGCCTACTTGAAACGCCAGACCGTCTAACACGGCTGGTCATCCTTCCTGATCAACCCGTGAAACGCGGACCATTGGCCGATGTGGCGCCTCACCTTGTGCGGATTGCAGCAGATGAGGCCGGTACCGCAACCGAACGCCTCACCGATAGCTTTCATCTGAACCTCACCGCATTTGGTCTTTTATCCTTTGCCGTGGGGCTGTTCATCGTTCAGGGCAGCGTGGCACTTGGCATGGAGCAGCGGCGCGGTCTCTTTCGCACGCTGCGCAGCCTGGGCGTACCGATGCCGACCCTTATGGCATTGCTCGCGGCCGAGCTGGTGTTGATGGCGTTCGTGGCCGGAACGCTCGGTCTGATTTTGGGCTATGGGATTGCGGCCGCACTGCTTCCGGACGTGAGCGCGACCCTGACGGGGCTGTATGGTGCGAGCGTGGACGGTAGCCTGACTCTGCGTCCAGCCTGGATTCTGTCAGGTCTTGCGATGGCGCTGGGCGGCGCTGCGCTAGCCGCCGCGCGCGCGTTCTATGCGCTTTGGTCGATGCCAATTCTGACCGCCCCAGCGGCCGGAGGGCGGATCATGCGCGCGGAGCGCAGTTTTGCCTTTCTGGCCATGGTGGGTGCGGCCATGATCCTTGGCGCGGTGCTAATAGTCTGGCAATTCGATGGCCTTTTGGCCGGTTTCCTGTTTCTGGGCGGGTTCATGCTGGGGGCCGCTCTGCTTCTGCCGCTGAGCCTTGCCCTGCTCCTGCGCCTTGGAGCGAGAACCGCCAAAGGTCCGGTGGCAGAGTGGCTCTGGGCCGACACCCGGGCACAACTTCCCGGTCTCTCTCTGGCGCTTATGGCCCTGATGCTTGCGCTAGCGGCCAACGTTGGAGTTGGGACCATGGTCTCGAGCTTTCGGCTGACCTTTGTGGGCTGGCTCGACCAGCGCCTCGCAGCAGAGATCTATGTGACCGTGGACACCGACGAACAAGGCGCCGCACTCACGGAGTGGATAGCGCAACGTGACGGCGCCCGCGCCTTGCCGATCCGTTGGCATGACATAATCCATCAAGAGGCACCGCTGCGGATCTACGGCATCCTCGACGATAGAACCTACCGCGACAACTGGCCGATCCTGTCCTCCATTGACGGGGTCTGGGACAGCCTTGCAGAGGGGCGCAGCATACTGATCAACGAACAGCTTGCGCGCAAGCATGGCTATGTCCCAGGTGATACCCTGCAGCTGTCCAACAATTGGCAAATGACAATCGCGGGCATCTACTCCGATTATGGCAATCCCAACGGTCAGGCGATCCTATCACTGCCCCTGTTGCTGCAGCGCGCCGATAACGTCCCAAACCGACAATTCGGTCTTCGGCTCCCGCAGGACGAAGTGGCAGCACTTATCCAGGAGATCCGCACTCGGTACGACCTGCCGCCGGAACGGGTGGCCGATCAATCCACGATCAAAGCACAGTCCCTATCCATATTTGACCGCACCTTTGTCATCACCGATGCACTGAATGTGCTGACCCTAGGCGTTGCCGCTTTTGCGATGTTGACGAGCCTCCTGACGTTGTGGGGACAGCGCCTGCCCCAGCTTGCGCCCGTCTGGGCTATGGGCATCACCCGCAGACAACTTGCCCGGCTCGACATGCTGCGCAGCCTCTTGCTGGCGGCTCTCACGGCCTGTCTTGCCCTGCCACTGGGACTGGCGCTGGCCTGGACGCTATTGGCGGTTATCAACGTGGAGGCATTTGGCTGGCGCCTCCCGATGTACCTCTTCCCCACAGATTGGGCGCGCCTCTTTGTCTTTGCCCTTTTGGCAGCCGCACTTGCCGCCCTTCTGCCCGCGCGAAGGCTTGCCAGGCTATCCCCCTCCGAACTGTTGAAGGTCTTTGCCAATGAACGATAG
- a CDS encoding ABC transporter ATP-binding protein: MVLQIRDVTKSYPARAGKSPVLQGVSLSLTPGESLALTGDSGSGKSTLLHLAAALEGFDSGEITIGDTHLSTLGEAGRARLRQSQVSIVFQQFNLIPSLSVESNLSLHARIAQRRDAAWEQRLVDQLGLSDLLHRFPDQLSGGQQQRVAIGRAMALRPALLLADEPTGNLDEGASDAVMGLMLDLLKESRAALFLVTHSETIAARLDGRLHLRQGRVS; encoded by the coding sequence ATGGTCCTGCAAATCCGTGACGTCACAAAAAGCTATCCCGCGCGTGCTGGAAAGAGCCCCGTCTTGCAGGGGGTGTCCCTGTCGCTCACGCCCGGCGAAAGTCTTGCCCTGACCGGCGACAGCGGCTCGGGCAAGAGTACGTTGTTGCATCTCGCGGCTGCGCTTGAGGGCTTTGACAGCGGCGAAATCACGATTGGTGACACACACCTTTCGACGCTGGGAGAGGCAGGGCGCGCCCGCCTGCGCCAAAGCCAGGTTTCAATCGTGTTTCAGCAGTTCAACCTGATCCCATCGCTCAGTGTGGAGAGTAATCTCTCCCTCCATGCCCGCATTGCCCAGCGTCGCGATGCAGCCTGGGAGCAGCGCCTCGTGGATCAGCTGGGTTTGTCGGATCTCCTCCATCGGTTTCCGGATCAGTTGTCGGGCGGGCAGCAGCAGCGGGTCGCCATCGGTCGGGCCATGGCCTTGCGCCCTGCCCTCCTGCTGGCAGATGAGCCAACCGGAAACCTGGACGAGGGCGCCAGTGACGCGGTGATGGGATTGATGCTGGATCTTCTGAAGGAAAGCCGCGCCGCGCTGTTCCTTGTCACCCATTCAGAGACCATCGCGGCGCGGCTGGATGGGCGCCTCCATCTGCGCCAGGGGCGCGTTTCATGA
- the cls gene encoding cardiolipin synthase: MAREEIIGTESVTFWVVVSSAAIIMMWVLAALGALNAARTARTPQGAIGWVVFLLASPLIALPAYMLFGHHRFERYRAARQATHRAVKDLQAMADVRARGPVTTSIPASPFEAVSGLKVCDGNDFELLINGKAAFDAMIKAIDEAEEYVLIHFYIVRDDDLGRRLQRHLIKAAQRGVTVWFMADAIGSHRLTRSYLRNLEAAGINLVDRRSQRGPKHRFTLNFRNHRKTVIADGRIAFTGGLNVGDEYIRPTKAFGDWRDTHIKLLGPMVQQLQLTYAQDWHWLTEEPILDLLDWTPTPAKANRAALIVPTGPGDTTENGSMMFFSAISAAKTRVWIASPYFVPDLDVVAALKHAALRGVDVRILVPDVVDHYLPWLASFAYFDDLRGVGVNVLQYSGGFMHQKVFVVDDTLAAVGTTNMDNRSFRLNFETMALFFDSDAAAAVAAMLEEDFERSRQIHLGLDDHRLCIRLFAPVARLMAPVL; encoded by the coding sequence ATGGCGAGGGAAGAAATAATCGGGACTGAATCGGTGACATTTTGGGTCGTTGTCAGTTCGGCAGCCATCATCATGATGTGGGTGCTTGCCGCCCTCGGGGCACTGAACGCCGCGCGCACGGCACGTACACCCCAAGGAGCCATAGGCTGGGTCGTATTTCTTCTGGCCTCCCCGTTGATTGCCCTGCCCGCCTATATGCTTTTTGGACATCACCGGTTCGAGCGCTATCGCGCCGCACGCCAGGCCACACATCGCGCGGTCAAGGATCTGCAGGCCATGGCCGATGTCCGCGCCCGCGGGCCGGTGACAACATCCATTCCCGCATCTCCCTTTGAGGCGGTTTCCGGGCTGAAGGTCTGCGATGGCAATGACTTTGAACTCCTGATCAATGGCAAAGCCGCCTTTGACGCCATGATAAAGGCCATCGATGAGGCCGAGGAATACGTCCTAATCCATTTCTATATCGTGCGGGACGACGATCTTGGACGCCGACTTCAACGGCACCTGATAAAGGCCGCTCAGCGGGGGGTCACGGTCTGGTTCATGGCCGATGCAATCGGCAGCCACCGCCTGACGCGGAGCTATCTGCGCAATCTAGAGGCAGCGGGTATCAATCTCGTGGATCGTCGCTCGCAGCGCGGGCCAAAGCACCGCTTCACACTCAATTTCAGAAACCACCGCAAGACCGTCATCGCTGACGGGCGTATCGCCTTTACGGGCGGGCTCAACGTCGGTGACGAATACATCCGCCCAACCAAGGCCTTTGGCGATTGGCGTGACACACATATCAAACTGCTCGGCCCCATGGTTCAGCAGTTGCAGCTCACCTATGCGCAGGATTGGCACTGGCTGACCGAAGAGCCAATTTTGGACCTGCTCGACTGGACCCCCACCCCGGCAAAGGCGAACCGTGCCGCCCTGATTGTGCCCACAGGACCGGGAGACACCACCGAGAACGGTTCGATGATGTTCTTTTCCGCCATCTCAGCAGCAAAAACCAGGGTCTGGATCGCCTCGCCCTATTTTGTTCCCGATCTCGATGTGGTGGCCGCACTGAAACACGCCGCTTTGCGCGGTGTGGATGTACGCATTCTAGTGCCAGACGTCGTTGACCACTATCTGCCATGGCTCGCCTCTTTTGCCTATTTTGACGATCTGCGCGGCGTTGGTGTCAATGTGCTCCAGTATTCTGGCGGCTTCATGCATCAGAAGGTGTTTGTGGTTGATGATACCCTGGCCGCCGTAGGCACCACCAACATGGACAACAGATCCTTCCGGCTGAATTTTGAAACCATGGCACTGTTTTTCGATTCCGACGCAGCTGCCGCCGTGGCTGCCATGCTCGAAGAAGATTTCGAGCGCTCCCGGCAGATTCATCTCGGCCTAGATGATCATCGTCTTTGCATTCGTCTTTTTGCACCGGTTGCAAGGCTTATGGCTCCTGTCCTTTGA
- a CDS encoding YihY/virulence factor BrkB family protein, producing the protein MVASSHPRFILRATLRALSAFGRKNGWVMSSHIAMSMMLALFPFILFTVALSGALASVLGQNVAIADLLNPVFGSWPEEVSGPILREVYAVLETSSTSLATFGGILTLYFASNGVDAVRIAMVNAYGDTDKRPFWKARLICLGLVIAGGIGVMATALFEVILPLYLRYIADLLPYPVVGAGWEQGLRGGLLVLVPLVAVLLCHLLLPGQRHRLSQILPGVVVTLVLWWAAGFGFAVYVGSFAQYSATYAGLAGAMAAMIFLYVNAAILILGAELNGALMAIERDRR; encoded by the coding sequence ATGGTAGCGTCATCACATCCGAGGTTCATTTTGCGGGCGACCCTCCGGGCCCTGTCGGCCTTTGGCCGCAAGAATGGCTGGGTGATGAGCAGCCATATCGCCATGTCTATGATGTTGGCGCTCTTTCCCTTTATCCTGTTCACGGTTGCCTTGTCTGGCGCCCTTGCATCCGTTTTGGGTCAGAATGTTGCAATCGCCGATCTGCTGAATCCCGTATTTGGCAGCTGGCCTGAGGAGGTATCGGGCCCGATCCTGCGCGAAGTCTATGCTGTGCTTGAAACTTCCAGCACCAGCCTTGCGACATTTGGGGGTATTCTGACGCTCTACTTCGCTTCGAACGGTGTCGATGCGGTGCGCATTGCCATGGTCAATGCCTATGGAGATACAGACAAGCGCCCCTTTTGGAAGGCGCGGCTGATCTGTCTGGGGCTTGTGATTGCCGGCGGGATCGGTGTGATGGCGACCGCTCTGTTCGAAGTGATCCTGCCCCTGTACCTGCGCTACATTGCGGATCTGCTGCCCTACCCGGTGGTTGGTGCAGGCTGGGAGCAGGGCTTGCGCGGGGGATTACTGGTCCTGGTGCCGCTTGTTGCGGTGCTGCTGTGTCACCTCTTGCTCCCGGGCCAACGCCACCGGCTCTCTCAGATTCTGCCAGGCGTGGTCGTTACCCTGGTTCTTTGGTGGGCTGCAGGCTTCGGTTTTGCGGTTTATGTTGGCTCATTCGCCCAATATTCAGCGACTTACGCGGGGCTTGCCGGGGCCATGGCCGCAATGATCTTTCTTTATGTCAACGCCGCCATCCTGATTCTGGGCGCTGAACTGAACGGCGCGCTGATGGCTATAGAGCGCGACAGGCGCTGA
- a CDS encoding RlmE family RNA methyltransferase, whose translation MAKTPSGKGPTGKNTSGRGQRDLKVKVKTARGRKLSSTRWLQRQLNDPYVKRAQAEGYRGRAAYKIMELDDKFRFLVPGARVVDLGCAPGGWAQVAVKRINALGEKQGKAVGRIIGVDLQEVEPLAGAEFHQLDFMDEGADDQVKEWLGGMADVVMSDMAAASSGHKQTDHLKIMALCEAAAYFAFDVLEQGGTFVAKVLAGGAEGDLQKLLKQKFTKVANVKPPSSRSDSSEKFVIATGFRG comes from the coding sequence ATGGCAAAGACCCCTTCTGGCAAAGGCCCAACCGGCAAGAACACCTCGGGCCGCGGTCAGCGTGATCTCAAGGTCAAGGTCAAGACCGCGCGCGGGCGCAAATTGTCCTCGACCCGCTGGTTGCAGCGACAGCTCAATGACCCATACGTCAAACGCGCTCAGGCCGAAGGCTATAGGGGCCGCGCCGCTTATAAGATCATGGAGCTCGATGACAAGTTTCGCTTCCTGGTGCCCGGCGCTCGCGTCGTCGATCTTGGCTGCGCACCAGGGGGCTGGGCACAGGTGGCCGTCAAGCGGATCAATGCGCTCGGCGAAAAACAGGGCAAGGCGGTGGGCCGCATCATCGGGGTGGATCTGCAAGAGGTGGAACCGCTGGCGGGGGCGGAGTTCCATCAGCTTGATTTCATGGATGAAGGAGCCGACGACCAGGTCAAGGAATGGCTCGGCGGCATGGCGGATGTTGTAATGTCGGACATGGCCGCCGCCAGTTCCGGGCACAAGCAGACCGACCATTTGAAGATCATGGCCCTGTGCGAGGCGGCCGCCTATTTTGCTTTCGATGTACTTGAACAGGGTGGCACATTCGTGGCCAAGGTGTTGGCGGGTGGCGCCGAAGGGGACCTTCAGAAGCTTCTCAAGCAGAAGTTCACCAAGGTTGCCAATGTAAAGCCGCCCTCATCACGCTCGGACAGCTCTGAAAAATTCGTGATCGCTACAGGTTTTCGCGGCTGA
- a CDS encoding Ppx/GppA phosphatase family protein, with translation MAPRRSKGAGAFPKAVETPVPARPDPDALYAALDLGTNSCRMLIAQPKGSGFHVVDSFSKSVQLGTGLERTGRLSRSSMARTIQALRICQQKLKRNKVKRMRLVTTEACRRAKNAREFIHQVKRETGLTLEIIQPEEEARLAVISCAPLVSTKTEQLLVVDIGGGSTELVWIDISSVPRRDRPSAIMRLHAGFHPPESPFPAAKVVDWISVPLGVATLRDQFNDVEDDAARFALMSWFFEEHLADFAPYKDEQTREGFQIVGTSGTVTTVAASHLGLKRYDRTKVDGLRMTSDQIDKVIRGYLELGPQGRRSDPRIGEDRQALIMSGAAILQALLRCWPTDRLSVADRGLREGLLYAQMSADGVLEDGPF, from the coding sequence ATGGCGCCCAGGCGTTCCAAAGGTGCGGGCGCGTTTCCCAAAGCGGTAGAAACCCCTGTACCAGCCCGTCCGGATCCGGATGCGCTTTATGCTGCATTGGATCTTGGCACAAATAGCTGCCGCATGCTGATTGCCCAGCCCAAGGGCAGCGGCTTTCATGTGGTGGACAGTTTTTCCAAGTCGGTTCAACTGGGAACCGGACTTGAACGGACGGGGCGTTTGTCCCGCTCCTCCATGGCGCGCACCATTCAGGCGCTGCGGATCTGTCAGCAGAAACTCAAGCGCAACAAAGTGAAGCGCATGCGGCTGGTCACGACCGAGGCCTGCCGCCGCGCCAAGAATGCTCGTGAGTTCATCCACCAGGTCAAACGGGAAACCGGCCTCACCCTTGAAATCATCCAACCCGAGGAGGAAGCCCGTCTTGCGGTGATCTCCTGCGCGCCGCTGGTCTCGACCAAGACCGAACAGCTGTTGGTCGTGGACATCGGCGGCGGATCGACCGAGCTGGTGTGGATCGACATCTCATCGGTGCCGCGTCGGGACCGTCCGTCGGCCATCATGCGGCTGCACGCAGGCTTCCACCCGCCCGAAAGCCCCTTTCCCGCCGCCAAAGTTGTGGATTGGATCTCGGTTCCCCTGGGGGTCGCGACCTTGCGGGATCAATTCAACGATGTTGAGGATGACGCCGCTCGTTTTGCTCTTATGAGTTGGTTTTTCGAAGAACACCTCGCCGATTTCGCCCCGTACAAGGACGAGCAGACCCGCGAGGGCTTTCAGATTGTCGGCACATCCGGGACCGTGACGACTGTTGCCGCGTCTCATCTGGGACTGAAGCGCTATGACCGCACCAAGGTCGATGGCCTCAGGATGACCAGCGATCAGATCGACAAGGTGATCCGGGGGTATCTGGAGCTTGGTCCGCAAGGGCGGCGCAGCGATCCGCGCATCGGCGAGGACCGGCAGGCGCTGATCATGTCCGGCGCGGCGATCCTGCAGGCTCTTTTGCGGTGCTGGCCCACTGACCGGCTATCGGTCGCCGACCGAGGCCTGCGCGAAGGACTGCTCTATGCGCAGATGAGCGCGGACGGCGTTCTCGAAGACGGGCCTTTCTGA
- a CDS encoding virulence factor — translation MPDVTIVYWRDIPAQVIVGKGRRGAKRQLEERFEQAIDRAAMKVNAKDADAYLAEWRKAAPFQVEGDPKDVAEAEATRLEQEYDQDRLKALIANDGWA, via the coding sequence ATGCCGGACGTCACCATCGTTTACTGGCGCGATATTCCGGCGCAGGTTATCGTCGGGAAAGGGCGCCGCGGTGCCAAACGCCAGCTCGAAGAGCGGTTTGAGCAGGCGATTGACCGTGCGGCCATGAAGGTCAATGCCAAGGATGCGGACGCCTATCTGGCGGAATGGCGCAAGGCGGCTCCCTTCCAGGTCGAAGGCGATCCAAAGGATGTTGCCGAAGCCGAAGCCACCCGTCTGGAACAAGAATACGATCAGGATCGCCTCAAGGCCTTGATCGCCAATGATGGATGGGCATGA
- a CDS encoding methylenetetrahydrofolate reductase produces the protein MALLNFKKREANSSQPVNPEVEAFLDDYSIEVMPRTASKVEDFRDLLPAGTRVYIAHIEGTPIEDMVETAKRLNAEGYPVMPHFPARIIKDEATLADWIARYQGEADVKQALLLAGGVAEPHGAFDSSMQLLETGLFDKAGFTNLHVAGHPEGNKDIDPDGSVKNVMEAVLWKQKFSERTDAKMALATQFAFDAKPIIAWADGLKEAGVDLPIHIGIAGPAKLQTLIKFAIACGVGPSLKVLQKRAMDVSKLLLPYEPTDVIAELAAHKAANPDFNITNVHFFPLGGIKTNATWAINNGGASAQPVNSQG, from the coding sequence ATGGCTTTGTTGAACTTCAAGAAACGCGAGGCTAACAGCTCGCAGCCGGTGAACCCAGAGGTTGAGGCCTTCCTCGATGATTATTCGATCGAGGTGATGCCGCGCACGGCTTCGAAGGTAGAAGATTTCCGCGATCTTTTGCCCGCTGGCACTCGTGTCTACATCGCCCACATCGAAGGCACCCCCATCGAAGACATGGTCGAGACCGCCAAGCGGCTCAACGCCGAAGGCTACCCTGTGATGCCGCATTTCCCGGCGCGCATCATCAAGGACGAAGCGACGCTGGCTGACTGGATTGCGCGCTATCAGGGCGAAGCGGATGTAAAACAGGCGCTGTTGCTGGCGGGCGGCGTGGCCGAGCCGCACGGTGCGTTTGACAGCTCGATGCAACTGCTGGAAACCGGGCTGTTCGACAAGGCCGGTTTCACCAATCTGCATGTGGCGGGGCATCCCGAGGGCAACAAAGACATTGATCCTGACGGATCCGTGAAGAACGTGATGGAGGCGGTTCTCTGGAAACAGAAATTCTCAGAGCGCACCGATGCCAAGATGGCGCTGGCCACCCAGTTTGCCTTTGACGCTAAGCCGATCATTGCCTGGGCCGACGGGTTGAAAGAGGCCGGTGTCGACCTGCCGATCCACATCGGGATCGCAGGTCCAGCCAAGCTGCAGACCCTGATTAAATTCGCTATCGCCTGCGGCGTTGGCCCGTCCCTTAAGGTGCTGCAGAAGCGGGCGATGGATGTCTCCAAGCTGCTGCTTCCTTACGAGCCGACGGACGTGATCGCTGAACTGGCCGCCCACAAGGCCGCCAACCCGGATTTCAACATCACAAACGTCCACTTCTTCCCTCTGGGCGGCATCAAGACAAATGCCACCTGGGCTATCAACAACGGCGGCGCCTCGGCGCAGCCGGTCAACTCCCAAGGATAA